In a genomic window of Chrysemys picta bellii isolate R12L10 chromosome 23, ASM1138683v2, whole genome shotgun sequence:
- the NR0B2 gene encoding nuclear receptor subfamily 0 group B member 2, whose translation MTTCSMDLDCERCQCHSEENRNAILYTLLSQNLNHKWGSHSPSQKRCLCQKRRTVCLQTPQVTCQAASDVLVKTVSFMKNLPSFQLLPRGDQLLLLDSCWAPLFILGLVQEMVTFEVTETPAPSMLKRILLDGQSKRQEPERTQPTLAGVQRLQCCLNTFWSLDLSPKEYAYLKGAILFNPDVPGLRASLYIESLQREAQRALREVLVPLHPEDQGRFARILLIASTLRSIPPALITDLFFRPIIGNADIIEVITEMLYEITCRRLTLSSHTAS comes from the exons ATGACAACGTGCAGCATGGACCTGGACTGTGAGAGATGCCAGTGCCACAGTGAGGAGAATCGAAACGCCATCCTCTATACTCTCCTGAGCCAGAACCTGAACCACAAATGGGGCAGCCATAGCCCATCCCAGAAGCGCTGCCTGTGCCAGAAGCGTCGCACCGTCTGCCTCCAAACACCTCAGGTCACCTGCCAGGCAGCCTCTGATGTCCTTGTGAAAACGGTCAGCTTCATGAAGAACCTGCCCTCCTTCCAGCTGCTGCCCCGGGGAGACCAGCTGCTGCTTCTGGACAGCTGCTGGGCTCCCCTCTTCATTCTGGGGCTGGTTCAGGAGATGGTGACGTTCGAGGTGACGGAAACCCCGGCCCCTAGCATGCTCAAGAGGATTCTCCTCGATGGCCAGAGTAAGAGACAGGAGCCTGAGAGGACACAGCCCACCCTAGCCGGGGTGCAGCGGCTGCAGTGCTGTCTGAACACATTCTGGAGCCTGGACCTGAGCCCTAAGGAGTATGCTTATCTGAAAGGAGCCATTCTCTTTAACCCTG ATGTCCCAGGTCTCAGGGCCTCTTTGTACATCGAGAGCCTCCAACGGGAAGCACAGAGAGCGCTCCGAGAAGTCCTAGTGCCCCTCCACCCAGAGGACCAGGGCCGCTTTGCCCGCATCTTGCTGATTGCCTCCACCTTGCGGTCCATTCCTCCTGCACTTATCACAGACCTCTTCTTTCGACCGATCATTGGCAATGCGGACATTATTGAGGTGATCACTGAAATGCTGTATGAAATAACCTGCAGGCGACTGACTCTTTCATCACACACAGCCTCCTGA